In the Halorubrum ruber genome, CGCGGGCTCGCCGCCGAGTACGAGACCCCGCTGTACGTTCAGGACCTCGACCGCGTCCGTGAGAATTGCGAGCGCCTGCTCGCCGCGTTCCCCAATGCCGACGTGCGGTACGCGGTCAAGGCGCACACCGGCCGGGCCGTCCTGGAGACCGTCCGCGACGCCGGCCTCGACGCCGAGTGCGCCTCGGCGGGCGAGGTCGACCGCGCGCTCGCGGCCGGCTTCGACGGCTCGCGGCTCCACTACACCGCGGTCAACCCGCCCGCCCGCGACCTCGACTACGTCGTCGGCGTCGCCGAGGCGGAGCCCGACCTCACGGTCACCGTCGGCGCGGCCGACACCCTCGACCGCCTCGCGGAGCGCGGCTACGACGGCCGGGTCTGCGTCCGCGTGAACCCCGGCGTCGGCGCGGGCCACCACGAGAAGGTCACCACCGGCGGCGCCGCAAAGTTCGGGATCCCGTACGACCGCGCCGCGGAGGCGGCCCGAGCGGCGGCCGAGCGGTTCGACGTCGTCGGGATCCACGCCCACGCCGGCTCCGGCATCGACCCGGAGCAGCTGGACAGCCACCGCGAGTTAGTCGCGCGGATGGGCGAACTGGCCCGCGACCTCGCGGCCCCGGGCGCGGCCGACGACGACGCCCCCGCGAGCGCCGCCCCCCTCGACCTCGAATACGTCGACGTCGGCGGCGGGTTCGGCGTGCCCTACGAGGAGGACGCCTCGCCGCTGGACCTGTCGGCCGTCGCCGATGCGACCCGCGAGGCGGTCGCGCCGCTCCCCGAGGGCGTCGACCTCGCGGTCGAGCCCGGGCGCTACGTCGTCGCGGACGCGGGCGTCCTCCTGACGCGCGTGAACACCGTCAAAGATACGCCGGACGAGACGGTCGTCGGGGTCGACGCGGGGATGACGGACCTCCTCCGCCCGGCGATGTACGACGCGTACCACCCGATCCGCAACCTCGGCGGGGCGTCGGGAGAATCACCGGTCGAGGAGCGGGAGGCAACCCCTGTCACGGTCGCCGGACCTATCTGTGAGACCGGCGATACGCTGGGTAAGAACCGAGCGCTCACCGACCCGGTCCGCGGGGACCTCCTCGCGGTCGGGGTCGCGGGCGCGTACGGATACGAGATGGCGAGCCAATACAACTCACGACCGCGGCCCGCGGAGGTCGCGCTCGACGACGGAACCGCGGCGGTCGCCCGGCGCAGAGAGGCGCTCGGCGACCTGACGACGGTCGAACGGGAGGCCGACCGCGACCGAACCGACCGACCGGAGGGCGACCGATGAGCACCCACGCCGTTCCGGTCGAGAAGTACCACGGCACGGGCA is a window encoding:
- the lysA gene encoding diaminopimelate decarboxylase, with the translated sequence MSSPESGATDARENPPVRRVSDWDAERLRGLAAEYETPLYVQDLDRVRENCERLLAAFPNADVRYAVKAHTGRAVLETVRDAGLDAECASAGEVDRALAAGFDGSRLHYTAVNPPARDLDYVVGVAEAEPDLTVTVGAADTLDRLAERGYDGRVCVRVNPGVGAGHHEKVTTGGAAKFGIPYDRAAEAARAAAERFDVVGIHAHAGSGIDPEQLDSHRELVARMGELARDLAAPGAADDDAPASAAPLDLEYVDVGGGFGVPYEEDASPLDLSAVADATREAVAPLPEGVDLAVEPGRYVVADAGVLLTRVNTVKDTPDETVVGVDAGMTDLLRPAMYDAYHPIRNLGGASGESPVEEREATPVTVAGPICETGDTLGKNRALTDPVRGDLLAVGVAGAYGYEMASQYNSRPRPAEVALDDGTAAVARRREALGDLTTVEREADRDRTDRPEGDR